The sequence TTACACTATTTTAGCCAGTTTTAGCTCTACTGAtgtagctcaaaatgtgtaaaattgaaaaaaatttatattatacatgATTATCCACCCACTGATGTAGATGCTCTTAAGGtaaaaaacttgtattttctatttttagcaaaattttcgGGTCCTGTGTGTGTTTTGTTGAATCGGCAATTTTTAGTGCTTAGAGGGCTGATGCACTGATTATATATTCTTTGTTTAGTTTAACGAATGTTAAAAGATATATAAtgcacaatttttattaaaaaaaattatgaatcatttttttgtttgtttgtttgttggaacaataaaaacaacaaagaaaaggacaaatataaattaaatggtTGTCTCGTCCATGCCGATTCCAGATCTAATCCCTTACGGACAGATCTGTTCCTTGTATTTGATGTTATCTACTTATTACTCACATGCCTTTTGAGAGACCGACACCTAGTTAGTACTTactttgctttttcttttctttttttcttcttttatctttcacatcatattttaatttgatacctaattttttaattatattaatttaatttctaatttttcaatattatgtcaatttaattcatatcttttatataaaatttgttgacGTGGTTAacagttaaaataaaaaattagtttctatCGATGTGACAAGAaactaactttttattttagtcatttgCAATGTAAGcatttttcatccaaaaaataatagcaatggttaaattgacacggtactAAAAAGATAGAgtctaaattgatacaattgaaaagttaaaaaatcaaattaaaatataatataaaaaataaggacCAAATATATAGatactttttaagaaaaaaaatttagccccttttttttttttttttttgacaaataagaGTATCAAAATTTCTTTAAGTATCCTTTGAGTATGTGTAATTCTCCCTCTCCCCCACAAAACACCATATTCCTCTCGGTGCGCACACACTTTATTcaagtatatatttttacttGAAGACACTGACggacattttttatttagtgcTAGGTGACGAATTAAGATTCGAGACATTAActttgaagcaaaaaaaaaaaaaaaaaaggattccaTACATTAACACTattcttttctgtttgtttctTGTCTgactttagttttatttttttattttcacaaaactAATTTCCCTTCTTTTAGGAAAATGTTAAGAAATGCAttagtttagattttttttttttttgagaataagaaaaaaaaattatgaaaaaagaaaaatagtaattaattttttgataaatttttatattttttataaaaattatagcagacattttttaaaatgaccaaTAATTGATAAATGTCCTAAAGACACTTATTAACAAGATATTATATTTAAACaagtgaatttttattttgttatatatttagtACAAATcttatatttaacaaataaaactatataaaaaatagcCGCATATAATTTATCTGTATATTAACAAATAAGCTACGAAAATAGTAATACCAAGTAGTATATATAAATACTTTATCAACACAGTTAAACTCAGACTCagtctctcctcggatgggtaCCATGAATATAATGAAGATCAACAATGTTGTCTTCACCTCTCTCTGCTTTCTCTtccttgttcttgttcttgttcttcttcaaAACCCAACAAGGTACGTACGTACGTAGCtagcttctttcttcttcttcttcttcttctacatcTATACTGTTATTCACTTTCCCAATACCTGCATTGcatttttttacattcaattgCCAGATTGATCAAGAACCGAATTTTGAAGATGAACATGGTTATCTGTTTTTGCATGTCTGATTCATCATTTTCTCCAACATGCATTAATCACACAATGTCTATATCTAAGGACACTGAGTATTCTAGCTCAACTGacacttttttgtgttttgacaGAGACAAATCCCTCTGCCCCAttttaactatcaaattattaaaaaaaaaaatcatctatatAATGGTGGAACTCCAAGTTTGCTATTTGCTAAAATTCTCTactatgattattattattattattattattattattatttgttgataatttgatagttagggGAGGGGCCAGGGGGATTGGAAATGGATATCTCTGTTGGAAATTGGCAGTTGAACTACAAGACTCTTtgctataagttttttttttttttttttggggataattTGCTATAATTAGTAAGGTATTCTTTGGTCATCATTTTGCTTAGTAATATGTTTTCCAACGCAAAACAATTAGTAAACACTAACAATGCATTAGTTTCtttatacaaatttcattatattagtGAAGATTAGTgcataaattataaaagtaGAGGTTAATCTAACAAATTTATGAGCAACACAGACTCCACAAAACCTTAGGGATGGATTAGCTTAGTACTTTGTCCAATAtcagaaagaaaatgaagatgCTGAAATGATTTCATGAGTGTGGTATTATATGATtcatgtattgttttttttttttttaaatgtctttGTTGAaccatctatttcatttgtCAATTGTCTCAAGGTTATGTAGCTGAGTTTACTGGtttcatgaaaaaaattatgtgcaTGAATGGTGTCTCGTTTCAGGGTATCTGCTAAAGAACCAAAACAAGCGAGCTCCCCACCTAGAGGTTGGAACTCGTATGATTCCTTTTGCTGGACCATATCTGAAGAAGAGTTCTTGCAAAATGCTGAAATCATATCTATGCGGCTACTTCCCCATAAATATAAGGTGTGAAGACTGTGGATGACtataattcattttctttatgattGATTTAGTGGTATTAAGATTGACGATTTTATTAAGTGATGAAACTTATTTATGTCTTTTTATTGCTACCATTAATCTCTGCATTGCAGTATGTTGTGGTGGATTATCTTTGGTATCGAAGAAAGGTCAAAGGTGCTTACACTGACTCTCTAggatttgatgtaattgatGAATGGGGGAGGATGGCCCCTGACCCAAAGAGGTGGCCTTCCTCCAAAGGCGGGAAAGGGTTCACTAAAGTAGCCAAGGAAGTGCATAGGATGGGTTTGAAGTTTGGGATTCATGTTATGAGAGGAATAAGTACACAGGCAGTGAATGCAAACACCCCTATCTTGGACATAAACACGGTATTGCTTTTTATTCCAGCTATAAATACTTTGGAAATACCAATAAAATTGAAAGTGTTAGAGCATGATTCatttattatcatttatttatGAAAGAACAAGGAAGCACACCCAATTTAAAGTTTAATTCTCAGAAATATAAACAATGTTATAGAAAAATGTAATGCAACTACCTCAAAAAGTGTTAAGAGTTAGCATTAGTAATCATTTCTTAAGATTCtgtttttgatttatttatttttatcaggGACGTGTTTATGAAGAGTTTGGCAGAAAGTGGAATGCAAAAGATATAGGGATTAAGGAAAGGGCATGTGCATGGATGCCGAACGGTTTCATGAGTGTAGATACCAAGTTGGGAGCAGGAAGAGCCTTCTTGAGGTCACTCTATCAACAGTATGCTGAGTGGGGTGTTGATTTTGGTAACTTGACCATTGTTAATGGAAAGTAGTCCTGCTTAGTCTATATACATTGCCACAATACATACTGTAGAATTAGTATCAGTTAGGGTGTTCTTGACATCCTATGAATTTATGCACGTAGACACTTAAAACTTTTGATTTGTGCATGTTGTACAACCATAACCTTGTACAATCTTTTGATTGCATCCACTACCTACTATAACAAATCCAATTGGACTGTCACCTGTTTGTTAGTTCAATCTTAATTTTCCACTTTCTAAGTTTGACACTGATAACTTCTGTTTTCTTGTAGTGAAACATGACTGTGTGTTTGGAGATGACTTGGATATAAATGAAATAACCTATGTGTCAGAGGTAAACTGCATACCTCCCTCTCTCCCTACCTTTGTCTGTCTCCCTACAGTAACCATCATTGTTACATCTGAAATATTCTGTACAAAATAATGTGTTGCTAACATTTTACATGCCTTTGCCCAGGTTCTTAAGCAACTTGACCGCCCCATAGTGTATTCACTGTCTCCTGGAACCGGTGTGACCCCATCAATGGCCAAGGATGTGAGTGGACTAGTGAACATGTACCGCATTACTGGGGATGATTGGGATACATGGGGAGATGTTGCTGCTCATTTCAATATTACAAGGTGAAAAGACTGTTCTGTTTCTGTTCCAGAGTTTAGGAGTTTAGGAGTTTAGGTGACCTTTCAATCattatttcttttccatttACTGCTTTTTTGACCTATTATTATAGAATgcagaaataaaatttaatttttttagcagGGACTTTTCTATCGCTAATATGATAGGAGCAAAGGGCTTGAGGGGGAAGTCATGGCCTGACTTGGATATGCTACCACTAGGATGGCTTACTGATCCAggttataataattttcttgatGCTTTTCCTTCATTCATctcatgaagaaaatttttaccCCTATTTAAAGCGCTTGCTAGGATCGAATGAACCACAATTTGTTTGGCCCTGCCAGAGTACTGTTAGATAAATCGATGAACTTAGTTATTGTTTAAGTGATGTTTGCTGTACATTTTGGATCTAGCAGTATTGAGTTTCAAATAGGTCCATGCACTCAAATATGCATAACATCaacattaaaaacaaagaaCTCACCATTCCAAGTCCGCTGAGTGACTTGTACTAAAACAGAAGTATGTCTAGATCAAGTGGCATGGCTTCAGAAACAAGTTATACAACATACTTCTTTACTAGAAACATTTTGTATATCTATGACAAAGCATTGGCAAATGAATTAGAGATTTTCAAAAGTCTCAGAATATAAATGATTAGATTTGACTGCTTAATTTTAAAGTTGAGCCCAGCCTAAACATACAAAAACCAACAATTAACTTCAATATGTTCAAATATTGTAGGTTCAAATGAAGGTCCACACAGAACATCTAGGCTTCTTCCAGATGAGCAAAGAACTCAGGTAtctatataaaacaaaatagttAGTTCTCTGTATCCCTTAAAATAACTAAGCACTCTATTTTAACCGTATCTTTCTTATTTTCACAGATGACCTTGTGGTCTATGGCTAAGTCTCCTCTCATGTTTGGAGGAGATGTGAGAAGGCTAGATGGGGCCACATACAACCTTTTAACAAATCCTACTCTGTTAGAGATAAATTCTTTCAGCTTAAATAATATGGAGGCATGTGCACTCATCTATTCTTTTGTAGTCTTGGGAAAAATATACTCGTCTAAATAGCAACATAACATATTATTTACTTGTTTGTGCAGTTTCCTTATATTACTAGTACAAAGAATTTTAAGAGTCTTGACAGCCAATCAGGAAGATATCTGACAGATGTAAGTACATCGGATACACATGTTTTGAGCCTCACTAGCTGCACAAATTCAAAAGCAATTGGGTGGTCTATTAAAGCTCTGGACCAAGACCTTGAACAAATCTGCTGGAAAGAACACTTAGGAAGCAACAAGCATCAAGAGCCATTTTGCCTATACAAGAAAGAGCCTCAATTTTCATCGTAAAATTGCTTTCTTTCTCTGATCTGATTGTatcaaaatgttttctttttgcaatattttcatgtttacttatactaaattttttatatcaatgtttaattatataattataaattaattttaatacatTTGTTCTGATGCAGAGATGAATGGATGTCCcacaaacaacaatatcaagGGAAACTCCAATTATTTGCAACTGATAGAATGGAATTTTGCTTGGGGGGTTCTCCAAATCAAAAGCTTACTTCAAAAGAGCTAAAGAGTGGTGCATTTGTACCATGCAGATGGCACACAaatcaggttttttttttttttacatatatcaTGAATGAGAGATgtttcaaacaaaataatataagttttagGTATAAATGTAGGGAGTAAACTATTATTTCTGGATGACAGATTCATACGTACTTTTTTAAAATCACGTGCTTTGCCTTTGTATCTTAATTTCATTATTGTGTTACTTACTCTTAGTTACATTTATGAATTGATGTTGGAAGTTAATGCATTTAGTCTTAGCAGATGTGGGAGCTGAGCGTTAATGGAACTTTGGCAAATAGCTATTCTGGTCTATGTGCAACAGTAAACTCTATCAAAGGTGATAAATTTGTATACTTCGTgccttattttataaaatgttgcAAACAACTTTGCTAGTGGTCCcattatttcatatttttgagTTACTAGCTGATCATTTGTGCAGCTGAAGTCGGTCCTGGTGGAACTCGTTCTTGGATCGCAACTGGAAGAAAAGGTATGACTCCCCCACCAAcatagaactctaatttgtagAGCCCCATAGCTGCACATTTCCCCCAAGTGCAAgactattttttgaattttttttttaaaaatgcataATTCTATTCTtcacatttttaataatttttatgaattattaaataaaaataaaaagtgcaaAACTCTATTCTTCATGCTTTCTAATGATTATTCTTTCTGCCTTTCTAGGAGAAATATATGTTGCTTTTTTCAATCTGAACCCTGAGAGGACAGTAATATCTGCAAAGATATCGGACATGGCTAAGGTACTTCCTGGTAAAATCTTCAATGGAAATTCCTGTCAGTGCAAAGAAGTATGGAGTGGAAAAGACATTAGAGTTAGAAAGCAGACTATATCAAGGGGAGTAAAAGCTCATGGCTGTGCTCTATTTGTCCTGAAATGTAAGTAGGCAGGATTAATTTAAACTAAGATGTATGGAGTCACCTATGCTGTACCACATATAATGAGGGCAATATGTATATGACAAAGTGCCGAGGCAATGATAATTCTTTAACACTCCTACTTCGTCTGCATTTTGATTTATGTCTTTAGGCTAATTGATGAGAATTATACCATTGCTCTCGTCAAATATTATGttctttctctcactttttGTTTAGACCAATGGTATGATGAATTAAATAAGaattctgtattttttttctttaagaaaaagatTTCACTGATATCATTAAAATTCTGGTCTGTATGAGTCTAAACAATCTGGAGTTATTGGTTTAAGATGGCCCTTTTAAGCTAAATTGGGCTGGCAAGTTGGTTTTGGCTGCAACAAATTATGGGCGCAATTGGTAATGCAGAAACACCATAAAAGTTGGGCTTTGCCTTTCGCCCAAAACGATAGGTTGTGGATTCGAATCGAGGATGCTTACCAATGAATTCTTTCAAATCCCTTTCTAAAACCCCATAAAAATGAGAGTTTTATACATTAGGATATGGCCTTTGGAATTGCAATTGTAGTTTGCAATAATTCTTTTGGCCTTTCAACTATACATGATTATCTATAAATTCTGTTAGGCTTGACGTATTCCGTACCAAATTTCCACGTATTTTCATGTTATTAATTTCATTGTATCTTGCATATTTGTGGGTTATATTGTATTTGGTTGAGAGGTCAAAGTGCTGAAGTTGGAGTTGCTGTATTGAAATCTCGATTGAGCCCTGCAATCTCACCTGACACTTGCCTGATACTCTATCGAGCGAGATTGCTAACCTAAGAGAAATCAGTTACACCCATCCAATTAGCCCTATCATATAACCCTCTAATCACAAGAAATACTAGACCCAATTCTCAGATTGAAGAGCTAGAGAGCTACCTATTTTCCTCAGGAGTTTTTTCACTCCGTAAACACTTTGCAGTGTATGGGTGCTTGTGACTGATTTTGGAATTTGCTGTTGTGTTTGTGCATCGATGCATATATCAATTGTCTGATCAAATTAACAATTGGGCTTAATTTAGTAAGTagcagaaaattgaaataagCCATAATTTAGGGTCTAAACACGTTTGTAATCTCTCAAATTCTCTGCCAATCATTGAATGGGCTCAAAATGATTCTTAATCCAATTAAAAAGTACCTAGGTGTGGTTAAAAGACACGAGAAACACTTGCACTCTTTTTGCTGCTATATTTTGTGATCAGCTCTGGACTCTGGTGGTCTAGAAGCAAGCTAGGTTCACGAGGGCCCTGACATTATTGAAGGTGATTCCCAAGCTGCTGTGAATGCCAATATGCTATATAGTTGAGCACTAATTGAGAGgtgttacatccacaatattttcactatattttcacaacaaatcataggtagttagttgatattggttcaaatttgaatctaagattatttttttatctcaacaataacaaccaggaACAACCTGTcatttaggatttgttataaaaatgttgttgacaAAGTAGTgtacctttaattttttttactaaaataaatttatgataagtaacaaatttaaattaaatagaaaTTTCTTTCAGATTTCATGagaatttttgcaaaaaaatattagttaaagtattattctatttttttgaaacCTTGTAATAGCATttcacaccttttttttttttttgataagagcATTTCACACTTAAGGAAGTAAGGAACTGTCTTGATAGTTAGGTCGCACAAGTTCCAACCACAAACATTTACagactcaataaaaaaattatggtagaTGATTAAGATATACTTTATTAACAGAATTTCACatagaattttaattggattctttTTGTGTAGTGTAATGACTCTACCCTTAGTTGGGATTAAAAATCTTCAAATATgcaaaataaaaggtaaaagaCTATTCACGTGACATAAgtagaagataaaaaaaagggaTGGAGCACACTTGACACATCAACATATAGAATACAACTTTGGCTGTGTTTGATTcgatgaaatttgatttcataaaaaaatttccacattTAGGGGTATTTAGGGCGACGAACATTGTTAGTCaaccaaaaaccataaaataaaggCAATTATGATGGAAATTGCTTAATTTCTATAAACCATTTTCTAACTTACTCAAAAATTATCAACCGAACCTCCACTCTTCATTGCTTGCCACCCAACGTCGACCCCCACTATTGTCCCTAGTTTCTGATAGCCAACCACCCCCAATCATGatcacaatttttaaatttaatttttccttttttgattaTATATGTACTCAGAAGATGTGAAAATGTGAGAAAGTAATAGAAAATACACTTTCCATTGCATTTTCAATAACGTaactaaacacttgaaaataatatctttttcaaaaattatttttcatcgaaccaaacacagcctttgattgtataatatttatgatggaaagttgataaattttaaaattatatgatttaatttgttatattcctaaactttaggatttaaaatataatttttctaaaaatatggGGGAAAAATAAgacgaaagaaagaaaaagatatctATATAAAACTTAGTTTCTATTTGTCTTCTTCCCTCCCTTTCATTGTCCAAAAGGATAATGAAGTAGAcgtgaaaatttgaaattaaagtCCTTTTACATTCAAACTTCAATCTAGAAATTTCAATGAAACTTATCCACAACCCCTctctcttccccccccccccccaaaaaaaaatctttgaaaagAGAGTTGAATTTTTCCTAAAGAACTAGGAAGCAACACACAAGCATGACgaaacataaatatttttaactcatttatttattattatttttttgacccatcatttatttattattgtttcatGTGATACCTGATATTcacattttataaaataatgtcCCATGTGTGTGGAGTGtgaacatttgaaaaaaaaaatgtgaggcAATCATTGCCCTATATATGCTAAGCtatattgtaaatttcttaGTAAATATAGTCCAATTTACAAATGAATTAGACTTTGAGATAGATAGAGAAGGTATCCGGGAAAGAACGTAGTGttttacataaatataaataaataaataaatctataaaatatatacatcATGTCATGTATAGTATAATCTGTGTGCATGTGTCATGCATGACGATACCATTCTTTGTTTGTATTACAAACAGAAATATTGCTTTTACTTGAAAAAGGGTATACCGTTAATTCGAACTTGTTCCTTTTTAGATAATTAATCTAACCCATTCACACTGTGATAAAGTGATActtttatatatctatatatgaaTATGATGCACGGGAGAATTCATTTGTGCATGCATATGTGTATATCATTGTCACTTATCACCGATTCACcatgaaagaaagagagtgtTGGTGttcatcaaacaaaaaagaaaagaaaaagagaaggttGGTGTGGGAAAGAATATACTGACCGAGGTTTAGAGAATACACCCCCCCTGAGATCTATTACCTACctcttttattattgttatttatgaTTAATATATAGCACGTTAAAAGAAGTAGATAAAAGTCTATTTTGAATTGTGGTGGAtctattactatatatatatatatatcttataatGGGGTAGGGCGGtagtggattttcttttttgttaaatatcAAAAAGATCCATTCCCGCAAAAGATTGTTCATAAAACTACCATCGAGATTCTTCGGGCggtgtttctttttctttttctttt comes from Castanea sativa cultivar Marrone di Chiusa Pesio chromosome 3, ASM4071231v1 and encodes:
- the LOC142627107 gene encoding uncharacterized protein LOC142627107 codes for the protein MGTMNIMKINNVVFTSLCFLFLVLVLVLLQNPTRVSAKEPKQASSPPRGWNSYDSFCWTISEEEFLQNAEIISMRLLPHKYKYVVVDYLWYRRKVKGAYTDSLGFDVIDEWGRMAPDPKRWPSSKGGKGFTKVAKEVHRMGLKFGIHVMRGISTQAVNANTPILDINTGRVYEEFGRKWNAKDIGIKERACAWMPNGFMSVDTKLGAGRAFLRSLYQQYAEWGVDFVKHDCVFGDDLDINEITYVSEVLKQLDRPIVYSLSPGTGVTPSMAKDVSGLVNMYRITGDDWDTWGDVAAHFNITRDFSIANMIGAKGLRGKSWPDLDMLPLGWLTDPGSNEGPHRTSRLLPDEQRTQMTLWSMAKSPLMFGGDVRRLDGATYNLLTNPTLLEINSFSLNNMEFPYITSTKNFKSLDSQSGRYLTDVSTSDTHVLSLTSCTNSKAIGWSIKALDQDLEQICWKEHLGSNKHQEPFCLYKKEPQFSSDEWMSHKQQYQGKLQLFATDRMEFCLGGSPNQKLTSKELKSGAFVPCRWHTNQMWELSVNGTLANSYSGLCATVNSIKAEVGPGGTRSWIATGRKGEIYVAFFNLNPERTVISAKISDMAKVLPGKIFNGNSCQCKEVWSGKDIRVRKQTISRGVKAHGCALFVLKCK